Genomic segment of Porites lutea chromosome 13, jaPorLute2.1, whole genome shotgun sequence:
agccgggatttttttaaaggtgtATTGATAACGTTTCATTTAATGCTATTTTGGGGTTGGGGAGTTAGgttagattttctttaaaatgcttAAATGTTATCAGTATTCATTTGCATAATGAAATGTAAACGGGCAGTGTGCCATCAAAATAAGGtggaaaaaatcagaattcaaacCGACTGctgtaattttcttctcttgtaTAACTAAGCGAtagaattttcttattttcaaaacacaatcTTACTGCCATCATTATATTGAGTTAAATTTTTAGTTGAAGtgcgtgtattttatttctcaacgaAGACGTAACGGCGAAGAAAGGTAAAATTTCTGAAGAAGGCAATTTTTCAAAGCCTTCATTAAAGCACCATTCGTTCGCGGAAGTATTCTTAGTTTCATTTATCATTAACTTGACGTGGGGAGAAAGGCAAAGTTTCGAGATAAACAAGCCAGAGAAAGGATGAAAATGCAGTTTCACAGCAAAATGGACACTTAATTAACCAGTATGTTCCTGAAACGATTAATTTCGATTTTAGAGATACTGTTAAGAAGAATTAAATATCTATAGGATAATTTTTTCACGGAAAAAAATGTGTGCGAAACGTAAGGTCGTAACAACATTCCGCTTCCTTCTTGTCTTCGATGTACTGTTTTACCAAAGGAAAGACTGTCCTCTCGAAGGGGACAGCGAGGCTACAATAAACGCACTTTCATCGTAGAAATGCCTCGATACCTTAAAGAACACGTTTGTGGAACGTAGCACCCAATGTACGTCATTCAGCTCCAGAAAACAGCCTGCAGATGCTGGTAGTGAACGTAAACAATTCACAGAAAATGCCTCTGAGGCACTTCAACAGATCATATTGACGCATGCGCAGacaaaatgccctcctgttcGTCCCTTACATTTGGCTTAGTATAAGTTTCTTCGAGTTCCTTACAAGTGTTGTATCAATACTCTGCTTTATATCAATGATATTTCAGGTACGCAAGCATAATCGGTCAGCGCGCATCGTAGCAAAACAGATACGCTTTAACCATCAGGTGTGTTTTAAAACTCATCACGAGAAGTCTGCAGTAATAATGATGGGTCTTGTGAtaggggtgtttgttgtttgctATGGGATGTATCTGCGTTGTAGTTTTCTACTACTATTCCAGACTACGATAACGTCATCGCAATGCAGTGATAAAATCTACAAAATCCCAGCCGTGGTTTTaaactcggccattaacccGCTGGCCTATGCCTTTTTCAAAAGAGCCTGAAAGAAGGAGTTGAAAAGACTTGTCGGCGCtgtgtttaaaagaaaataacaaagttaACTATAAGCCGACCCGACTTAACATGCGTAACTCTTTCTTGTAGGATgtagtaattttcaaggagttataataactcctctagtggggcttattcaactccttacagtggagttattttttactccaaaaaggagtttaaagaactctttttcaggagtaaaagtgaccccagatattgaggagttaaaataatcccaaaaaaggagttatcctgtacctaaaatttttactccactttcagagttaaattaactccaaaaagagtaaaaacaacccatgtaaggagtcaaagtaaccccatttcggagttattttaactccagactgggagtaaaaagaactctttttcaggagtaaaaatgagttaaattaggagttaaaataacccccaaaaggggttatcctgtacctaaaatttttactccatttttggagttataataactcctctgaAATACGGTGTATGAAGGTGTGTGAAATGCTTGAGCTACGACTGATCAATCTTTGACTCTTGGACTCaaagcgaattgaaatttggaaaaatggcgcattaggagagaaaacaagaacctttGGACCCTCAAAGAATACAAAATACAAGGGAATTAGGACTTAGGATCAAGGTTCACAGGTGGTGTGAGACGCAAGTTCTTAATTATCGGATAgaactttttagttttacatCATGACATAGAGTATAATTGTGTTCACACCCTGTTAGCAAAGCCCGCTTTGCTTCACTTGCTCGATTTTGGCGAACTCTAGCAAGACTTTGCATCAATCGAGTAACAAAGATAGCAACATGTGCTGCTTGTTGCTTGGATACAGTTTCGAACCCAGCCTTCATAGCCGTGCGCTTTAGACAGCAGGCTCATCGGTTttgaccatcggtttatcaatcTGAAACGGATACTCGCAATCCGAAtaccagtttgacgagagaaaacacGATTGACAAGTTCAGAGGTTCGAGGTTCGGTGACTTCAAAGGCCTGGCGCCAATTTCCGCCGCACTTAAGATGACAAATTAGGCTGCTCGTGCAATAGTCTTTGTAGTCAACTCTGTTAACGGCGTTAGATTCTGTTGTGAAGTAtttagaaagttatttttaagacggatTTTTCTCatcttttaagtttagttttgtttcatcAAGTGGGTCAAGGTTAGTCTAGATTTTTGTCCGCGTcggtgttttcctgttttgatcctTTGATTTTTCTTGTACTTATGAAATTATGCTTAGCTCGTGAATTTACTTATTGCATTTTGGGATATTCATATAAGCTTGTCGTCGTGTTTGTGATGTTAGAGCTGACTTTGGCTAACTAGTCTCGTTGAAGTTCCTGtgtttgggtttgttaaccAGAGTTTTAGTTTTTCAGTGGTTTGTACCCTCTTGCCGATCCCAACCATGTAGGTTCTGTCataccaaaacattacccacACCGAGTTCACCGTAATTTTATTCCCACGGTCAgttaacccaaacatgtccagctttggctataaaaaccgtcATTATGTTTGAACTAAGAAGTAGAAGTTGGTAGAAGAAAGTTTGTGAAAAAGTGGAAGAGTTAGAACAGTAAGAAGATCAAGATTGTTAGCAGAAGTCGAAAAAGAATAAaggcaagatgtaaatcagattcctgttACCTCATCGTATAGCGAGCaagttgctcgaacacacccctACAATTTCTTGAATTTACTGAACCGAACTGAAAGATTAACTCAGCTCAGTCCTGCAGGTGTGACTGAAATGATAAAAATCGTCTAAAGTGTAAAATGACTTATTATGGAGAAAGGAAGGTAGCTATCAAATTTATCACGTTTTTCTCCCCGGTTACACGAACGTAAGGCTAATTTTCGTTAAAATTCTGTAGAAATCgtgataaagaaataaatgcaatGATGGTTGGTTGGTCAGGAACTCAGTCAACCGCAAATGGAAAGACGAGTTCTCGTAGCTGGAACGATGTTATAAAACGTTGCATGCCGAATGCAATTTAGCGATAcgaaataaaaaatgcaaaagaggACATTTAACTAAACGATATTGTTAGTTGATTGGTAAGCCATAGTGAGAACAGTTGTAAAACATCATATCGACTCGACACGCCAGTCGTCTTGCGCCATGTATATTAAAAGGATTATAAAACAACAAGGTTTTATAAATAACTAAGAAAGATTAGACAAAAATTTCTGTGAAGAGGGTGTTTTTTTGCACAGTTGATTACAACTGTCTTGAAAACTTATCGACATTGTGGTTTTAAAGCCAGAGCGCCAATTAAAGGCTTCCACCAACATAATTGACTTTTGCACGAAAAAGGTCTTGAATAAATGTAAATTGACTTGCAATAACGAGTAAAAACGAGACTGCGAGAATCAAGCTCAAGGTTTACAACGGTCCGGGGCCGAGAcgaaatttctccttgtaacatCTCTTTTTCACATCGTGATCAGTATATTCTTTTTCCTTGCATTAATCAAATAATAACCTTTGCGTGCTCTGTTTAGTAGCTGGAGCCTTTTTTTTAAGCCCATTTAATCGTTTGcatgaaatattttataaactctttattattaAACACACAAAGAGTTTGGCCATTCGCGTCAGgtgagtagcctgcgtagcaagcgtttccgttttgTTTCAGGTGAGCATAATCTGCGACGTCGACTACACCTTTGGCTGAAAAGTGAAAGAGCTAAGCACGGAATGCATGATTCGCATACAGGTAACGTACAAAGCAGACaaagtattttcatttttcatgacaTCGAAAGCCATTTCTTCTTCAGCTTTTCAAGCGAAACAGACTACTAGGCAGATTACATGCTGCAGGCTCATATATGTCTTGTTTAATTgatatgtaattttattttctcgcttctgattggttaacgacAACACCAGAAACTTACCCTGGCGAACAGCTTAGTAACTCGCTGTAAATGATAAGAGACGGTCTTTTGTGCTGCTGAAGTACGAATATACTGTCATTTCATTGATCAAGATTTGTCAGAGGTAGGAGGTGAGAGGTAGTCAGAGCTTGTTTCAGTAACTATAAAATTCACTTGCATCGAGATGTTAAGAAAAGCCGAATACAAAACCTTGTTCGGTCGACGTAACTTGGAATAACCGTCGCAATTCGTAGTGTGGTaattaatttgcacttttgtcGTAATTTCTGCTGCaatttaaaatgaattgaagatgcatttttttttaatcagctaAGGTCGCGGTTCCATTTGTTAGAAGTAACCGACTAGACTGGTTTTATTAGTTGTAAGAAGAATTCCACTCAAATTAggactatccagccagatcaaaAGAGAAGAAATTAATTCATTAATGTTGAGTTCGGCAGTGgcgaaattaagaaaaaatctcGGAAAAAAACCTGTTACAGAACTTTATTTTCAAAGGGACTGATCTGGTCTATGAGTAACTGTTCTGACTTTTGAAAGAACACCTTATGAGTTTAATAACAGAACCAACTCTTGCTCACGTGACTGACAGGTCACAtcgggcgctttccattcactCCCTTTGAAAGTTCCGTAAATTTCGGTTagaaatcaaatggaacggaccatttctGTTCGATCCGACCGCAATATTTGGGTCTAgtttgaaggtggtccactttgaccggtccgctcatttcggtcggtcggaccgaaatgtgccattttaattgacaaaattgttgtccccagtaccaCTCTTTTGTACGATCAATGACCAAACGCGTGATGGCTTGGGTCGGGTCGGTATAACCGGAATGTGGAGTTCCGTTAGACACGTGGAACTTCCAACATTTCAAACCAGAGTTTTAGTTGAATAGAAAGCGCCCATCCTTTTAATTACACGGTTAAGTTTGCTCCTTTAACACGCGACAATCCTCATTGTCCTACCAACTGTGTTGCGACAGCTCGGTTAATTACCTACTGGGAAAAACATCGAATAAGAAATTACTAAATTTATGACAAAGTAggacaataaaaagaaatttagcCTAGTAACGTACATCTTGAATAACTGAGAACCCCCTGATGTTTTTGCGAagaggatatttttctttccatttgtagTTAATAAGAACTTACCTTAACTGTTTTTGCGGATGGAgacctggttttggattcttggctGGGTTCTTTCGTTTCTTGCCATCGCTGGGAATGGAATAACAATCTACCTCGTCTGCAGCAGAGGAAATCtccgcaccaaaaccaacgcgtttattgtttcacttgcagTAGCAGATTTGTGTGTTGGTTTGGGCGTTATTCCTTCTCTGTTAGCTTGCGACATTACAAACACCTGCTACTGGCCTAAGGTTTTTCCTTCATGGATCGATGTCATAAGGTGGCTGTTTAGCTACTTGTCTGTTTTAAACTTGTGTTCTCTGGTGCTCGACCGTTACATCGCCATCATAAAGCCTTTTAAATACATAACTTTTATGACTCGATCTCGTGTTATTCAAGTGATAACTTCCTGTTGGATAGCGTCATTTACGATGGTTGCGCTCAAAACCGCACTTCGACTTTGCTGTGAGACCCCTCTGACCAGTATCGTTGCAGTTGCGGTTTTAatgatttccatggaaatcatTCCTTGTATTCTGCAGATACTCTGTTTTGTGTCAATGTTACTTCATGTATGGAAACATGATCGGTCAGCACGCACCCTAGCAAAACAATTACGTTTTAACCATCGGATATCTTTTAAAACCCATCACGAGAAGTCTGCAGTAATAATGATGGGTattgtgataggagtgtttgTTGTGTGCTACGGAATATATTTACGTTGTAGTCTAGTAGTACTATCAGACACAAATGCATCATGTAAAGATGAACAATACAAAATTCCTGTCTTGGTCTTaaactcggccattaacccactgtcttatgcttttttcaaaagagacataaagaaagagtttagaAGACTTATCGGTCAGGtggtttttaagaaaagtaacCAAGTAGAGCCTTCCACTTCAGTACGTTagatcatttttgaaggacCGAGATCTTAATATTAGTTGGCAGAACTGCCTTTGATAGCGGATTGTGTCAGGTATTGCAGGCGGCAGTTTTTGGGCCGGCAAATCCCTGGCGGTTTGTCTCGAATCATAGTTCGGAAGCACTGGTGTTTAAGGAGGGTACGAGAACCAAACGTTGATAAGAGTCAACCCAGTATATATCAGATGCTCTCTTGAAACAATTCCGAGGTTTATCAAGCCAACGTCCACAGAACTGGTAGactaaatttgtaaattaaaacatttttgtttcagACCAAGTGAcagtatttctttttccttactttattttctaaaataactTTTGTAATCAACTCTAGATCTGCTAAGTAGTTTCCTAGAATTTAAACAAACATGGAgtaaacgtttttgtttttgtgagaattatagtattttttttcctttccgtgCAAACTGATGGTTAATTAAGCTCAGTCCATACCAGGTGTGAATGAAATATTCAAAACTTTCGAGCCCGATGTGTTTGATCATATTTATGTATGTATTGATATCTATATACAGGCAACATGGAGAGTTATTTCAGATACCCTATGGCGTGGCGAAAAGCCATCTTTTTCTCAGAAATCGCCTGAGGGAGCTTGTACCTTCCTTCACTGTCtaaatagtccagtttcgaattcgtCGCGGCCGCCACTGAATGGAAGCACTGAGAACTCGTTTAAACAGTGCTAGCCTTGACATGAGGTAAATATATTCGCAAATTCCAGTCAGAAGAAGACCTGTGTACAACTGTGTCTATTGTTTAAAACTCCAATTCAGGCACCTTCTTCTCGCCggtatttataaatatttttccttaaaattgcaagttgtaaattgtaaattgtaatttgtttacccacgaagcacttaggagttcttatAAACTCGTTTAAGCGTGTCTGTGCGTTCTAGATAGAAttagaatttggaagtgttggtttttgaggagaggggaaaaccggagtatcCGGAAAGAAACCTcgcggagcaagggagagaaccaacaacaatcTCAACCCACATTTGAAGTCAACGCCGGGATTTGATCTcagacaggagcccatcaaatttgatgggctcctgacccAGACCACATtgttggtgggaggcgagtgctcccACCACCGCCCCAACCTTGCTCCCTAACTGGCTCGAGGCTAACCTCAGTCCATACCAGGTGTGaatgaaaaattcaaaactttcgAGCCCGATCTGTATGATCATATTTATGTATGTATTGATAtctattctctattttccaattccccataatacactctgtttgccccccaaattttacataaaccattgtttttaaatgctcctgggagtattgcattttcccaagagcattttaagacaataagttatgcaaaatttggggggcagacagagtgtattatggggaattggaaaatagtcaatataCAGGCAACATAAAGAGTTTTTTCAGATACCCTATACCCGAAAAGCCATCTTTTTCTTCCTACACAAGTTTTAATGTAGTTTTTAATTGCCTTAAGTTTAACTGAGAACAGTGGAagcttttgtaaataatttgtgATAATCGTCTTAATCTGCAGTAGCGGATGTAATTTGTATATGTCAGTCTGAAATTTGCTTTTCTTGTctctttaaggtggctcgactgttTTTTTTCGACATTAACAAAGGTATCGGAAAAAGATTTACCAGAGCTGTATTgtatgaagatgaaaatttgttatgatgtATGTTTTATCGACATTTCCGGAGTTACCGTAATGAGGCCATTACGTATTTTACTTACCTTTGTATTTCTCAGTAACAGGACTTTTTCTCAGATATCGCCTGAGGGAGCTTGTACCTTCCTTCACTGCCTAAATAGTCTAGTTTCGAATTCGTCGCGGCCGTTAAATAGAAGCACTGAAGACTCGTTTAGACAGTGCTAGCCTTGACCTAAGGTAAGTATATTCGCAAATTCCAGTCACAAGAAGACCCACGAAGCACTTAGCAGTTCttatgaactcgtttaaacgtgtccgtgcgttccagattgaactggaatttggaagtgttggtttttaaggagaggggaaaaccggagtatcCGGAAAACAAACCTcgcggagcaagggagagaaccaacaacaaactcaacccacatttGAAgacgacgccgggatttgaacccagaCCACATtgttggtgggaggcgagtgctctcaccagagcgccacccttgctccccaactggctcgaggctaaccctgtacaAATAAGTCTTCGGCGCTTTTATTCAGCGGTCACGAAGAATTAAAAACTGGACTGCTATGATTTCTGAAAAAGCTCCTGCTACtaagaaatacaaaggcaagttaaaaacgaaATGGCGTCATTGCGTTGCTATCGCAACTCCGATATTAATAAAACATGTgttataacaaattttcatctttatatagtTAATAACATCTGTACGTAACATTTGTCTGATATCTTTGTGAATGCTGAAGTcaagattgcaagcgtgctaaagcgtgttaaaataaatccttttgttttaaagtgaaagcgtgtcgtgcgcgtgctttcaccttgcactaaaatcctgtggagggtcacaaatACTCAAACTTAAAGTTCCTTTTCGGCTTGGTTCGACttggtgtttgctttttcaccCACGAGTTGGTGTTAGTCCATTCGTAAATAGGgtattcaattcaattcaattcaattctttatttcacactatataagatatttacataagtgtacgtaggtaggaaaataaagtagctgataaataataattaactaaaagacattTAGTTAATTTGTGTACAGTGTCCAAAGAAGCAAGAAATGCATTTTTATTACGCCTATCAAAATTTGTCATACTCTTATTCGCTCTACTCAAACGAACGAAAAGATTTTTTCTGTAGACTCTTTTTTGTGGTGAAAGCACTCAGTGTGAGTTGGTTGCAACTTTTGGATAGGGAGGGATTTGGGAAGTTTAGTTTAGTATAGGGTAGaaaattcagctgaaccagGAGTAAAGACTAGGTGTCCCACTGTGCACTAGGCCCAGTCTGCGCCGAGGTGTTGTCATTCGACACTAGGTCAAACCTCGGCATACATGTGCTTTTATCGCTTGTTATTTTCGCCTTTATTTCTCGGATAAGGATCGTTTAACTAGACTCACATCGAAGGAATAGAACATTACGGAAGCATTACGGATATTTCAGCAGTTTTCAAGGTTACGGATAGAGACACTTGCTTGTTTGTAAGGATTTCTTGTACGGTATTGTATTCGAACGGTGTGCTGAGCGTAGTTGATCGGATCGAATAAAACGTGGAATTGACATCGAATTGACGGCTGTTACAGTTTGACCTAGTGTCGAATCACATGGAAGGAGACAAGGA
This window contains:
- the LOC140922414 gene encoding histamine H2 receptor-like; amino-acid sequence: METWFWILGWVLSFLAIAGNGITIYLVCSRGNLRTKTNAFIVSLAVADLCVGLGVIPSLLACDITNTCYWPKVFPSWIDVIRWLFSYLSVLNLCSLVLDRYIAIIKPFKYITFMTRSRVIQVITSCWIASFTMVALKTALRLCCETPLTSIVAVAVLMISMEIIPCILQILCFVSMLLHVWKHDRSARTLAKQLRFNHRISFKTHHEKSAVIMMGIVIGVFVVCYGIYLRCSLVVLSDTNASCKDEQYKIPVLVLNSAINPLSYAFFKRDIKKEFRRLIGQVVFKKSNQVEPSTSVR